Proteins encoded in a region of the Orcinus orca chromosome X, mOrcOrc1.1, whole genome shotgun sequence genome:
- the RAP2C gene encoding ras-related protein Rap-2c isoform X1, with amino-acid sequence MREYKVVVLGSGGVGKSALTVQFVTGTFIEKYDPTIEDFYRKEIEVDSSPSVLEILDTAGTEQFASMRDLYIKNGQGFILVYSLVNQQSFQDIKPMRDQIVRVKRYEKVPLILVGNKVDLEPEREVMSSEGRALAQEWGCPFMETSAKSKSMVDELFAEIVRQMNYSSLPEKQDQCCTTCVVQ; translated from the exons ATGAGGGAATACAAGGTAGTGGTGTTAGGGAGCGGAGGGGTTGGCAAATCTGCCCTGACTGTGCAGTTTGTCACTGGGACTTTCATTGAGAAATATGACCCCACCATTGAAGATTTCTACCGCAAAGAGATCGAAGTGGACTCTTCCCCCTCCGTGCTGGAAATTCTGGACACCGCAGGAACTGAGCAGTTTGCCTCCATGAGAGATCTCTACATCAAAAACGGCCAAGGTTTCATCCTGGTTTATAGTCTGGTTAATCAACAGTCTTTTCAG GATATCAAGCCAATGAGAGATCAGATTGTCAGAGTGAAGAGATATGAAAAAGTCCCACTGATCCTAGTAGGAAATAAAGTGGATCTGGAACCAGAAAGAGAGGTTATGTCTTCAGAAGGCAGAGCTCTGGCTCAAGAATGGGGCTGTCCTTTCATGGAGACATCGGCAAAAAGTAAATCAATGGTGGATGAACTTTTTGCCGAGATCGTCAGGCAAATGAACTATTCTTCCCTGCCCGAGAAGCAAGATCAGTGTTGTACAACTTGCGTTGTCCAGTAA
- the RAP2C gene encoding ras-related protein Rap-2c isoform X2 yields MRDLYIKNGQGFILVYSLVNQQSFQDIKPMRDQIVRVKRYEKVPLILVGNKVDLEPEREVMSSEGRALAQEWGCPFMETSAKSKSMVDELFAEIVRQMNYSSLPEKQDQCCTTCVVQ; encoded by the exons ATGAGAGATCTCTACATCAAAAACGGCCAAGGTTTCATCCTGGTTTATAGTCTGGTTAATCAACAGTCTTTTCAG GATATCAAGCCAATGAGAGATCAGATTGTCAGAGTGAAGAGATATGAAAAAGTCCCACTGATCCTAGTAGGAAATAAAGTGGATCTGGAACCAGAAAGAGAGGTTATGTCTTCAGAAGGCAGAGCTCTGGCTCAAGAATGGGGCTGTCCTTTCATGGAGACATCGGCAAAAAGTAAATCAATGGTGGATGAACTTTTTGCCGAGATCGTCAGGCAAATGAACTATTCTTCCCTGCCCGAGAAGCAAGATCAGTGTTGTACAACTTGCGTTGTCCAGTAA